In one window of Eubalaena glacialis isolate mEubGla1 chromosome 13, mEubGla1.1.hap2.+ XY, whole genome shotgun sequence DNA:
- the PPP1R3D gene encoding protein phosphatase 1 regulatory subunit 3D, translating to MSRGPGSAVLPAAAGFRKPAPRSLSCLSDLDGGAARESRPCRPPGSPGSAPPPPPAPSGCDPRLRPIILRRARSLPSSPERRNKGAGAPGAACRPGCSQQHRVRFADALGLELAQVKVFNAGDDPSVPLHVLSRLAINSDLCCSSQDLEFTLQCLVPDFPPPVEAPDFGERLGRQLVCLERVTCSDLGISGTARVRNLAFEKQVAVRYTFSDWRSAHEAAARWRGPAGTEGAEDVFAFGFPVPPFLLELGSRVHFALCYRVAGAEYWDNNDGRDYSLTCRNHALHMPRGECEESWIHFI from the coding sequence ATGTCCAGAGGCCCGGGCTCCGCGGTCCTCCCCGCCGCCGCCGGTTTCCGGAAGCCCGCCCCGCGGAGCCTCAGCTGCCTCTCGGACCTGGATGGCGGCGCGGCCCGGGAGTCGCGGCCCTGCAGGCCCCCCGGGAGCCCGGGcagcgcgccgccgccgccgcccgcgccgtCCGGCTGCGACCCCCGCCTTCGGCCCATCATCCTGCGGCGGGCGCGCTCGCTGCCCAGTTCGCCCGAGCGCCGCAATAAGGGCGCGGGCGCGCCGGGCGCTGCGTGCCGGCCGGGCTGCAGCCAGCAGCACCGCGTGCGCTTCGCCGACGCGCTGGGCCTGGAGCTGGCGCAGGTCAAGGTGTTCAACGCGGGCGACGACCCGTCCGTGCCGCTGCACGTGCTGTCGCGGCTCGCCATCAACTCGGACCTGTGCTGCAGCAGCCAGGACCTGGAGTTCACCCTGCAGTGCCTGGTGCCCGACTTCCCGCCGCCCGTCGAGGCCCCTGACTTCGGCGAGCGCCTGGGGCGGCAGCTCGTGTGTCTGGAGCGCGTCACCTGCTCAGACCTGGGCATCAGCGGTACGGCGCGCGTGCGCAACCTGGCCTTCGAGAAGCAGGTGGCGGTGCGCTACACGTTCTCGGACTGGCGCAGCGCGCACGAGGCGGCGGCGCGGTGGCGCGGGCCGGCGGGCACCGAGGGCGCCGAGGACGTCTTCGCCTTCGGCTTCCCGGTGCCGCCGTTCCTGCTGGAGCTCGGCTCCCGCGTGCACTTCGCGCTGTGCTACCGCGTGGCCGGCGCCGAGTACTGGGACAACAACGACGGCCGCGACTACAGCCTCACGTGCCGCAACCACGCGCTGCACATGCCGCGCGGGGAGTGCGAGGAGAGCTGGATCCACTTCATCTGA